From one Ammospiza caudacuta isolate bAmmCau1 chromosome 8, bAmmCau1.pri, whole genome shotgun sequence genomic stretch:
- the RETREG2 gene encoding reticulophagy regulator 2: MASGRAEEAAAAAAEEEEEEAAAAAAARLAAALRQRLRGWEAALATAQRLLVWERPLHSLVTAAALGGALWLFSSTSLRPLFLLSMSLLGILLLEKWKPRFLFDFSAQPSEEPGGESEGVTSGAQPHLLSVPELCHCLAESWVTFRLYLQELLQYKRQNPAKFCMSVCSGCLILAIVGHYVPGIMISYIILLSILLWPLVVYHELIQRMYTRLEPVLMKLDYSMKAETLHHKHEKKKRQGKSEPAAGDEPTAETESESEAELSGFSPVVDVKKTALALSITDSELSDEEASILESGGFSVSRATTPQLTDVSEDLDQQSLHSEPEESFSKDLAEFPSVEEYHSRDLGPQSDEDAFGVPLGPELAHAACELDSADKEATDSDLSILRLASPLHFVNTHFNGSGQAAGGNAEPKTVPAPGLGICINTLSEEIVTTAITTAVQNTLSALLRSSEASEGPPLSEFLPMEPEEKLSFQAHLSESEVAETETEASPEDEEEADDFELLDQGELEQIDVELGFGEEQEAQEAAPSPSSPMLAELPKQGDEEEAVMTATSMS; encoded by the exons ATGGCGAGCGGCCGCGccgaggaggcggcggcggcggcggccgaggaggaagaggaggaggcggcggcggcagcggcggcgcgtctggcggcggcgctgcggcagcggctgcggggctgggaGGCGGCGCTGGCGACGGCGCAGCGGCTGCTGGTGTGGGAGAGGCCGCTGCACAGCCTGGTCACCGCGGCCGCGCTCGGCGGGGCCCTCTG GTTGTTTTCCTCCACCTCCCTGAGACCCCTCTTTCTCCTCAGCATGTCCCTTCTTGGCATCCTCTTGTTGGAGAAGTGGAAACCCAGGTTCCTGTTTGATTTCTCAG CACAGCCATCAGAGGAGCCAGGAGGAGAGAG TGAGGGGGTGACTTCAGGGGCACAACCTCACCTGCTCAgtgtccctgagctgtgccactGTCTGGCAGAGAGCTGGGTCACCTTCAGGCTCTACCTGCAGGAACTGCTACAGTACAAGAGGCAAAATCCTGCCAAG TTCTGCATGAGTGTCTGTTCAGGCTGCCTGATTCTGGCTATAGTTGGACACTATGTTCCAGGCATAATGATCTCCTACATCATTT TGCTCAGCATTCTGCTGTGGCCTCTGGTGGTCTACCATGAGCTGATCCAGAGGATGTACACGCGTTTGGAGCCTGTCCTGATGAAACTGGACTACAGTATGAAGGCAGAGACGCTGCACCACAAGCACGAGAAGAAGA AACGACAAGGGAAGAGCGAGCCTGCAGCAGGTGATGAGCCAACAGCAGAGACAGAGAGTGAGAGCGAAGCAGAGCTGTCAGGCTTCTCCCCAGTG GTGGATGTGAAGAAAactgccctggcactgtcaATCACAGATTCTGAGCTCTCTGATGAGGAGGCTTCTATCCTGGAGAGTGGGGGCTTTTCTGTTTCAAGGGCTACCACCCCACAGCTGACGGACGTTTCTGAAG ACCTGGATCAGCAGAGCCTGCACAGTGAGCCAGAGGAGTCATTTTCCAAGGACCTGGCAGAGTTTCCATCCGTGGAAGAATATCATTCCAGAGACCTGGGACCACAGAGTGATGAAGACGCGTTTGGTGTGCCTCTGGGTCCTGAGCTTGCCCACGCTGCCTGTGAGCTGGACTCAGCAGACAAAGAGGCCACGGACTCTGACCTCTCCATCCTTCGCCTCGCGTCTCCTCTCCATTTTGTAAATACGCACTTCAATGGGAGCGGGCAAGCGGCAGGAGGCAATGCAGAGCCAAAgactgtccctgccccaggccTGGGCATCTGCATTAACACACTGAGCGAGGAGATCGTCACCACTGCCATCACCACAGCGGTGCAGAATACCCTGTCCGCCCTCCTGCGGTCCTCAGAGGCCAGCGAGGGACCCCCTCTCTCCGAGTTCCTCCCCATGGAGCCTGAAGAGAAACTGAGCTTCCAAGCACACCTGTCAGAGAGCGAAGTGGCGGAGACAGAGACAGAAGCGTCaccagaggatgaggaggaagcagATGACTTTGAGCTACTGGATCAGGGGGAGCTGGAGCAAATAGATGTAGAGCTGGGGtttggagaggagcaggaggcacaaGAGGCTGCTCCgtctccctcctctcccatgCTTGCTGAGCTGCCAAAGCaaggagatgaggaggaggcagtgatgacagcaaCATCTATGTCTTAG
- the CNPPD1 gene encoding protein CNPPD1, which translates to MELDELLLDEEGTFSLSGFQEFTFLPRHQQLSERVRKRLYYGWDKDCSLDNLSSPVADIAVELLQKVAPSPIRRLQKKYVSHVSREACISPCSMMLALVYIERLRHRNPEYLQQISSSDLFLISMMVASKYLYDEGEEEEVFNDEWGAAGKVDVQTMNTLEMNFLSAIDWSLYTDPRELFEVLSWLEGRVAEKQGMWRGWFTYTDLCVLMEQSMWQHVLGQFYQQVVKLACLLGVVYLTGFAAVFASIAVVHRSVCLRSVSSAAPRPVLFPEEGRCQLDAQPAPAPGQPQPELPNVSSASCTRCLGENETTKETKKPHRGGVTATALYLWSSVMTALSYPKAPDLAQHRHLPHGPFRKVPTACERSNRTAPSTAPRQPGPFGLAVLPAPPVLQCHGCSAAAGPTWDAAPSREDWLDPLGLKQCFLHTAVDLSRIKSFIFPS; encoded by the exons ATGGAGCTGGAcgagctgctgctggacgagGAGGGAACCTTCTCCCTCAGTGGGTTCCAGGAGTTCACG TTCCTGcccaggcaccagcagctgaGCGAGAGAGTGCGGAAGCGGCTCTATTATGGCTGGGACAAAGACTGCAGCCTGGATAATCTCTCCAGCCCTGTGGCAG ATATTGCTGTGGAGTTGCTGCAGAAAGTGGCTCCCAGTCCTATCCGCAGACTCCAGAAGAAATACGTGTCTCACGTATCTCG GGAAGCTTGCATCTCGCCCTGCTCCATGATGTTGGCCCTGGTTTACATTGAGAGACTCCGGCACCGGAACCCTGAATACCTCCAGCAGATCTCCTCTTCAGACCTCTTCCTGATCTCCATG ATGGTTGCAAGTAAGTATCTGTACGATgagggtgaggaagaggaggtgtTCAACGACgagtggggagcagcagggaaggtgGACGTCCAGACCATGAACACACTGGAGATGAACTTCCTGAGTGCCATT GACTGGAGCCTCTACACAGATCCTCGGGAGCTGTTTGAAGTGCTGAGCTGGCTGGAGGGACG TGTGGCTGAAAAACAGGGCATGTGGCGTGGCTGGTTCACCTACACAGATCTGTGTGTCCTCATGGAGCAGTCCATGTGGCAGCATGTGCTGGGCCAGTTCTACCAGCAAGTGGTGAAG CTGGCCTGCCTCCTCGGTGTGGTGTACTTGACGGGCTTCGCAGCCGTCTTCGCCTCCATCGCCGTGGTGCACCGGTCTGTGTGCCTAAGGAGtgtcagctctgcagccccccgGCCTGTGCTGTTCCCCGAGGAGGGGAGGTGCCAGCTGGatgcccagccagccccagcccctggccaacCCCAGCCCGAGCTGCCCAATGTCTCCTCAGCCAGCTGCACCCGTTGCCTGGGGGAGAACGAGACGACCAAGGAGACCAAGAAGCCCCATCGTGGGGGTGTCACAGCCACTGCACTCTACCTGTGGAGCAGCGTGATGACGGCCCTGTCCTACCCAAAGGCACCTGATctggcccagcacaggcacctcCCACACGGTCCTTTCCGGAAAGTGCCCACTGCCTGTGAGAGATCCAACCGCACcgcccccagcacagccccccgCCAGCCTGGCCCCTTTGGACTCGCCGTGCTCCCGGCCCCCCCGGTGCTGCAGTGCCACGGCTGCTCAGCCGCTGCGGGCCCCACATGGGATGCTGCCCCCAGCCGTGAGGACTGGCTGGACCCCCTGGGGCTGAAACAGTGCTTCCTGCATACTGCAGTGGATCTCAGTAGAATCAAGAGCTTCATTTTTCCCAGCTAG